One region of Vigna angularis cultivar LongXiaoDou No.4 chromosome 10, ASM1680809v1, whole genome shotgun sequence genomic DNA includes:
- the LOC128194245 gene encoding protein WUSCHEL-like, with translation MNEMEMERYTSQRWRPTEDQVKMMTHIYNYGVTHPSRAQVVEIASRLRVFADATEYNVHCWFNNHGNRVRRWQAEVDPTGTQFSQLPLYMYENDWVIMRAPRLLNLFPVPIIIDDDRDGRQIAPPMLLTFRTRAPSTELSLRRPQPAREYFR, from the exons atgaacgagatggagatggagaggtacaccagtcagcggtggagacctactgaagatcaggtcaaaatgatgacccatatctacaattacggggtcacacatcccagcagagcccaagttgtcgagattgcgtctcgactaagaGTTTTCGCAGACGCTactgaatacaatgtgcactgctggtttaacaaccacggcaatcgggtcaggcgctggcaagcggaggtagaccccactggcactcagttttcgcaactgccgctatacatgtatg AaaacgactgggtgatcatgagggcgccgaggctgctgaacttgttcccggttccgatcatcattgacgacgacagggacggacgacaaatcgctccacccatgcttctcacattccggaccagagctccctcgacggagctctccctcagacgaccgcaaccagctcgggaataCTTTCGCTAA